CTTCTTTTAAACGAAGAAAAAATAGTTACAAAAAGAAAACCAAGTCAAAATGAAACACAATCACTGCTTTTTGCATGGAAAGTGGCAAAGCATGTAAAATCAAACGCCATAGTCCTTGTAAGAGGGCTTCAAACAGTAGGCATAGGCGCAGGCCAGATGTCAAGGATCGATTCATTAAAGATCGCCTCGGAGAAAATGCGGTTTGTGGATTTTAAATTCAAGGATGAGCCTCTTGTGCTTGCCTCGGACGCATTCTTCCCTTTCCCTGATGTTGTGAACGAATCATCAAAAATCGAGGTAAGCGCTATTATCCAGCCGGGCGGCTCTATACATGATGAAGACTCGATAAAAGCATGCGATGAACACAACATGGCGATGATTTTTACCGGAATGAGACATTTCAGGCATTAATAACGGCAGATATAAACTGTAAGCTATAAGCAAGCAACTTCACACAACATTATTTATGGTTTTTCTTACAGCTTATAGCTTATAACTTACAGCTAATAAATATGAACACTTTAACCAAAAAACATATAAACCTGTCTCAATTATCCGAACTGAAAAAAATTCTTAGGAAAGCTTCGCTTCATACTGTCTGCGAAGAAGCATTATGCCCGAACATAGGCGAATGTTTTCAAAGAGGAACGGCTACTTTTTTAATAGCAGGAAAGATATGTACAAGAAACTGCGGTTTTTGCTCTATAGAAAAAGGAGAAACTTTGCCTCTTGACCCTGAAGAACCTAAAAGGATTGCAGAAACTGTAAAAAAGCTAAACTTGAAATATGTTGTTATAACTTCAGTTACGAGGGATGACTTAAACGATGGAGGGGCGGAACATTTTGTAAATACCATAAATTCAATAAGGCAGATAAATCCAGATATAAAAATAGAAGTGCTTGTCCCAGACTTTAGAGGCGACAAAGAAGCAGCTATGAAGATCTTTACCTCAAAACCATATATTTTTAACCATAATCTTGAGACTGTGCCAAGGCTTTACCAAAAGGTAAGGCCAAAAGCAGATTATGAAAGGTCATTGAAACTTATTTTTTGGGCAAAAGAAAATAACTTGTCCACAAAATCCGGTTTGATGCTTGGTATGGGTGAAAAGGAGCAGGAAGTTATGCGTGTAATGGATGACTTAAGGCGGTCCGGATGCGATATCCTTACTCTCGGTCAATACCTTGCACCCACGAAGAACCGTTACCCTGTAAAAGAATACCTGAAAAAAGAAATATTTGAATTTTACAGAAAAAAAGCTTTGGAGATAGGATTCATTAATTGCCAAAGTTCAACTTATGTCAGGAGTTCATATATGGCCGATATGACTTCAGACTTCAGACCACAGGTTACAGACAATAAATACTGACAATGATCTGCAGTCTCAAGTCTGCAGCCTGTTGTCTGTGGTTTTTATTGACACTTCGTTAATATTGTAATAAAATATTGATTCAAATACATAGTTAAAAACTGATAAAAAATCGGAGGATACCCATGAAGAAAGTTATTATTGTAATGTTAGCTCTTGTTTTACTGATGCCTATAATTTCCCTTGCTGAAATGCAGAGTGAACAGGCTGAAAAAACAGTGATGAGAAATCAAGCGATGACAGGTCATCCGAACCTTCTTAAATATATGAAGGAACTCGGCCTTACAGAAGCTCAAATCGCTAATATCAAGGAACTCCGTATAGGCCTTGATAAATCTATGATAAAGATACAGGCCGACATGAAAGCCGTAAAGATAGACCTTAAAGGCATCTACGGGCAGAGGGCCATAGATTTTAATGCAGCCAGAGAAAAGATATTGCAGCTGTCAAAAATTCAGTCGGATTTGGCCCTTGAGATGATAAATACGTTTGAAAAGTCATATAATATATTGACTGCAGAACAAAAAGACCTATTATCCAAAATATTGTCTCAACCCAAACCGGCCGTCATGAACGAGGCAAAGGAAGAAAAGAAGTAATGCTATCTTCTGAAATACGTACCAGTTTCCTTCAATATTTTAAAGATAGGGGGCATACGGTCATTCCTTCCGATTCGCTTATACCCTCTGGCGACCCGACACTCCTTTTTACATCTGCCGGCATGGTACAGTTCAAAAAACATTTCCTGGGCCAGTCCAAAGACACTTTTACAAGAGCCTCTACCTGCCAGAAATGTTTCAGGACCTCTGACATAGACCGCGTGGGTTATACCAACAGACACCTTACATTCTTTGAGATGCTCGGAAATTTTTCTTTCGGCGATTATTTCAAGAAGGAAGCTATAGACTGGGGCTGGGAATTCCTGACAAAAGAAATGGGGCTCAGCGAGAATAAACTTTACGCAACTATATACAAAAATGACGATGAAGCTTATAACCTCTGGAAAAAGA
The Candidatus Liberimonas magnetica DNA segment above includes these coding regions:
- a CDS encoding Spy/CpxP family protein refolding chaperone, which gives rise to MKKVIIVMLALVLLMPIISLAEMQSEQAEKTVMRNQAMTGHPNLLKYMKELGLTEAQIANIKELRIGLDKSMIKIQADMKAVKIDLKGIYGQRAIDFNAAREKILQLSKIQSDLALEMINTFEKSYNILTAEQKDLLSKILSQPKPAVMNEAKEEKK
- the lipA gene encoding lipoyl synthase — its product is MNTLTKKHINLSQLSELKKILRKASLHTVCEEALCPNIGECFQRGTATFLIAGKICTRNCGFCSIEKGETLPLDPEEPKRIAETVKKLNLKYVVITSVTRDDLNDGGAEHFVNTINSIRQINPDIKIEVLVPDFRGDKEAAMKIFTSKPYIFNHNLETVPRLYQKVRPKADYERSLKLIFWAKENNLSTKSGLMLGMGEKEQEVMRVMDDLRRSGCDILTLGQYLAPTKNRYPVKEYLKKEIFEFYRKKALEIGFINCQSSTYVRSSYMADMTSDFRPQVTDNKY